The following coding sequences are from one Lolium rigidum isolate FL_2022 chromosome 6, APGP_CSIRO_Lrig_0.1, whole genome shotgun sequence window:
- the LOC124661749 gene encoding uncharacterized protein LOC124661749 has translation MMLVAKEFGVSPPGAVAPRRRAPPARVAAPRGVGGNGGSPVGDLWLRTRGGPADQGHGGSLAGSSHDSELDLALLVSDFLEGGSGDSRGSSDSESGLSDLAHLADKISMYKQAGDDQEHEMLSVVQSLLFSIHESELQAFIRGQCTGSCIRHLLVKLLRYAGYDAAVCVSKWQGFDKIPGGDHEYIDVITNSAMTGPERLIIDIDFRSHFEIARAVDSYGALLDSLPVVYVGTLPRLKQFLNVMVDAAKWSLKQNSMPLPPWRSLSYLQAKWQSKYERKDLLNPEQEFHGGIMNSDHHTLCVGHLKRLKSSLQSELDTGRLLMMPIQTDTTRRAKFDRRLRRSLLSF, from the exons ATGATGCTGGTGGCCAAGGAGTTCGGCGTCTCGCCGCCGGGGGCCGTGGCGCCgcggaggagggcgccgccggcgaGGGTGGCCGCGCCGCGCGGGGTCGGCGGCAACGGGGGCTCGCCGGTCGGGGACCTCTGGCTGCGGACGCGCGGTGGCCCCGCGGACCAGGGCCACGGCGGGAGCCTCGCCGGCAGCAGCCACGACAGCGAGCTCGACCTGGCCCTCCTCGTCAGCGACTTCCTCGAGGGCGGCAGCGGGGACTCGCGCGGCAGCAGCGACAGCGAGTCCGGCCTCTCCGACCTCGCGCACCTAGCCGATAAGATCTCG ATGTACAAGCAAGCTGGAGATGACCAAGAACACGAGATGCTCTCTGTGGTCCAATCGCTGCTCTTCTCAATCCATGAGTCGGAGCTTCAGGCTTTCATAAGAGGTCAATGTACCGGGAGTTGCATCCGTCATCTCCTGGTGAAGCTCTTGAGATACGCTGGCTATGATGCTGCAGTTTGCGTATCCAAATGGCAGGGATTCGACAAGATACCTGGAG GTGATCATGAGTACATTGATGTGATAACGAACAGCGCTATGACTGGTCCGGAGCGTCTGATCATTGATATTGACTTCAGAAGCCACTTTGAAATAGCCAGAGCTGTTGATTCATATGGCGCTCTCCTGGATTCGCTTCCAGTGGTCTATGTCGGCACCCTTCCCAGGCTGAAGCAGTTCCTGAACGTGATGGTAGACGCAGCGAAATGGTCCCTGAAGCAGAACTCCATGCCCCTGCCTCCGTGGAGATCCCTGTCCTACCTCCAAGCGAAATGGCAGTCCAAGTATGAGAGGAAAGACTTGCTGAACCCTGAGCAAGAGTTCCACGGTGGCATCATGAACTCGGATCACCACACGCTCTGTGTCGGGCATCTGAAGAGGCTCAAGTCCTCCCTGCAGTCAGAGCTCGACACCGGGAGATTGCTCATGATGCCCATCCAGACTGACACGACGAGGAGGGCGAAGTTCGACAGGCGACTGCGGCGTTCCCTGCTCAGCTTCTGA